A window of Aricia agestis chromosome 3, ilAriAges1.1, whole genome shotgun sequence contains these coding sequences:
- the LOC121725788 gene encoding protein phosphatase 1 regulatory subunit 3C, translating to MCAAIDMLASEMFFGRSPPAGFLSDYTPQVRRPTKLTSRGYSAPTLSLLKPVHLTLSAATRSCIRISSDKKKKNVVFADDRGFALEQIRFMTEPSHVPPYWALKIVPSPPLERKPPPKVVDLWEATFPQPASDYIGFRSRITEKCVSLENVIVKQNECAVDGTVKVKNLDFNKEVFIRSTADGWRTNEDTYCAFVESGPPSAKGVPTYDTFGFRLQLPIHSKRLDFCVCFRCKGVEYWDNNNGNNYTISKSSARGSSAISCARINYGNSWTAPTDSGSTPYW from the coding sequence ATGTGTGCTGCAATCGACATGCTGGCCTCCGAAATGTTCTTTGGCCGCAGCCCACCAGCCGGTTTCCTAAGCGACTACACGCCACAAGTCAGACGGCCAACAAAATTAACGTCCAGAGGATATTCAGCGCCGACGCTATCGCTGCTCAAACCTGTGCACTTGACGCTCTCGGCGGCGACGAGATCGTGTATTCGAATATCGAGTGATAAGAAGAAGAAAAATGTGGTTTTCGCCGATGATAGAGGCTTTGCATTGGAGCAGATCAGATTTATGACGGAACCATCGCACGTTCCGCCGTACTGGGCGTTGAAAATAGTACCAAGTCCACCGCTGGAGAGAAAGCCACCCCCTAAGGTGGTGGACCTTTGGGAGGCGACGTTTCCTCAACCCGCTTCAGATTATATTGGATTTAGAAGTAGAATAACAGAAAAATGTGTTTCATTAGAAAATGTGATAGTAAAACAAAACGAATGTGCCGTGGATGGAactgttaaagtaaaaaatctcGATTTCAATAAGGAGGTGTTCATTCGTTCTACTGCAGACGGCTGGAGAACTAACGAAGATACGTACTGCGCGTTCGTGGAGTCTGGACCGCCTTCTGCGAAAGGTGTTCCCACTTATGACACTTTTGGATTCCGTCTTCAACTGCCGATACACTCGAAGAGGTTAGATTTTTGTGTTTGCTTCCGGTGCAAAGGAGTCGAATACTGGGACAACAATAATGGAAATAACTACACGATATCTAAGTCTTCGGCGAGGGGTTCTTCGGCTATTTCCTGCGCAAGAATCAACTATGGGAACTCGTGGACGGCTCCTACCGACAGTGGGTCTACGCCATATTGGTGA